The Panicum virgatum strain AP13 chromosome 3N, P.virgatum_v5, whole genome shotgun sequence genome includes the window ATGCTAAGTCTGATGAACCTTTTTGGCGCGAGCTGGAATTTGTTTCTGTCCGAAGTGATCGTAAATTTCCCCTAATGTTCTGGAATGTTGCATTTCGTTTGTACTGGTGTATCTGAAGTTCTGAACACATTTGAAATTAACGTTTCGATGAGATGCCACATGCCAGTAGCTTTACCCACTACCCAGGCATCGGTGCTTCGATATTGCCTTGGCTCCCCTGATCAAAAGTCAATGAAGGTGCTGTCCTAGGGTACTCTGTATCAGGAGATGTTACAATTGGATCCACTAATCATGAGCACTGATGATCTTGCTTTTCAGGAGGCTCTGTTCCCTGCTTCGAATAATACCATTGCCTCTTTCTTGAGACACGGAGCATCGACTTGGAAGAACACTGCTTGGAAGATGAGTGTGGCGATGCTATTGTGATTCGTTGAACTTGCAGCTTGACTATTGTAACTATTTGAAGACAGCTAATAAACTGGTTAATTCGAATTATCTCGTTGTGTCGTTTGGCTGATGGCTGATTTGTTATGTGAGAACAGTACCGCTGATTGGCTGTTAGTTGGTGACTAGTGTTGATTTAGTATAAGAGAACAATACTGAtgactggttggctgacaaaccAAACGAACACAGCATACAACTCGGGAGCATCGAGCTGGGCGTTCCATAGCCGACCTAGCACCGGAGCGAGGAGTTCACGTCGGACCAGATGTGGCAGTATGGCAATACGGTCAGTCCGAGACGCGTCAACAGGTTCAGAATCATCCTCTTCTCCTGTAACTTGTTCGGCTACGGGCTACCAACACAGCAACCACTCAGAGGAGACCGATCCGGGCGGCACCCGTGTCGACTGCAGTTAGCTTGCCGACGCCAGATGCCAAGCTTCGCCGGGGATAAGAGCGGAGTCAAACTGTTTCATCACGACGGCGCGACGTGCTCGCGTCGCGCCATCTCTGGGCTGCCACCCGTCGAAAACCGCAGAATGGTGGGATGGTCGAAGAGATGGGGGCGGGtgcgggcgggcgcgggcgcgggcgcggcgtgaTCGGATCGGACGCGTCGATCTTGGAGGCGACGTGCGAGCGACCCAACCCAAGAGCAGCCTGTCGACCTCCCCCAGGCGCGAGCGCGAGACGGCAAGAAGCCCCGCTGCTGGCGCGCCTGCGGTGACGGTGAGGCGACGAGTGGCCGCGGGCCCCGCCCGTCGACCTCGCGCCGGCCGCGattggcgggcggcggcctcgcGTTCCGGATAGGCTGGGGGGCGGGAGCGCAGCACGCGCCCCCACGCGTGGCGCGCCACGGCAGGCAGCCGCGCCGCACCCCCACGCGGCGCCCATGCGCGCGCCCCCCCGTGTGGTCGCCCTCGCGCGCGCGTCACCGGTCACACCGGATAAGCCCATTCGCCCATCCCACCCCACGGCTGacggctcccgctcccgctcccggaTCGCCGCGAGCTCCCCTTTTGACTCGCGCAGTCGTCGCGCACTATAGCGCCTCTTCTCACTTTTCCGTTTGGAAGCCTGAGCCTGCCGTGCTGCCTGGAGCCTCTGACCGTCTGACGCCACCCCAGTCCCCAGATCGTCTGGGAGTCTCGTGGTAACTGCCCGGCGGGAGCGGGTTTCCGAGCATCAGCGTCCAGGGAGCTCCTTCCTGCTTCTCCGGGAGAGGTACAGTGGGCTTCTTTCCTGTACGTTCGATTTGGCGCGGCCCGCAGTCCGTAGTACCAGTGGCATGCGCTCCAACTGTTTGTCGAAATGCCTGCGTGTGTGAGCGGGAGAAGGTTCTGTCTAGGAGTTTGATGCAAGATGCTCCTTGTTGCGATCTCGTCTGCTCACCTGGATTCTTGAATGTAAGCTGCGAGCAGGCTTTAGTTTTATTTGATCCAGGAATTAAAGTCAATTGGTTGGGCTATCGTTGCTGGAATGTGTACCTTTGTCTTGTTCACAAGCTAGAGCTCCGTGAACCTCCACCATTTTAATCCTTTTGGGTCTGTTAGATGCTGGAAGGGGTAGCGACGCTAGCAATGCGCACCATCGTTGTTAGTTTAAACAGTGCCGCACATTTTACATTTTTCACAGTGGCATAGAGGTTTTCAGATTAGTTCGTGATCTATTATAGAGGTACTGAGCTCTTgacgtgttttttttttccttttgttagGTAAAAAGAATGTATCATCAGGGTCGATGCATCTACCTGTGACATAGATGGAGGACTATTTTTCACGCTTCCTGAACCTTGGTTGGCAGTTAAGACAATACTTGACAGAATTGATAGGTGCCAACTTGAGCTTGTATCTCTTAGTTAACAAAACCACCTTGGATTTGGGCATGCTGATTTCAGTGCTCATGTGGGTCTTgtttcttttgctatttttgaatTATAAGTTCCTAATTACTGTTAGATAATTACCCTTAGCAAAGAACCCCATCCACCATgaccggagcaagcacatcgacACCAAGTATCACTTCATCCGTGACTGCGTCGATGGTGGACAGATCAAGCTCGAGCATGTCGAGACTGCTCGACAGCTTGGGGACATCCTCACCAAGCCACTTGGGTGCGTTCGACTCACAGAGTTGAGGACCAAGATTGGAGTTGAGGAAATCAAGCAAGAGCAATGCAATTAGGGGAAGGATTGTTAGATAATTacccttgctcttgcttgtcaTCGTGTTTGAGCAGTAGTGGGAGCTCCTGCTACTGTGTTTTGCCATGCCTGGTCCTTTGACTTGGGCGGCAGATGGCTGTAGCATATAGTAGTAGCTGCATATTACTATATGGCAGCAGTGACTTGTAATAGTAGATAGCTGTAGCAGTAGGAGGTAGGGGCTGCAATGTACTATAGAGCCATGCCTTGTAAATTCTCACCTTGACCAAGAGTGTCTATAAAAGaggagagcagctgcagctcacaaGATTTAAGCAGCAACACTTGCCGTGTTTCGTCTCTGCTTCTCTTCATCTcacttcttcttccacctccagagTGTGCTTGTGTGTGTGAGCTGAGGGTCCTGCACAAGAGGTGCAGCCGCGAGGGAGAGCCATCAATTACAGGGTTCCTATTTTCTTTCCTTGAGTTTACATGGAGCAATTAGTTCGATGCTTGACTACTTCCTGTTGGATAGTAATATTAGATGTATTTCATTTTGAGAGATGCCCAACCTTTTCTTTTTGGAGGCATGTGGTCCGACTTTCAGAGGTTTGGACTGGATAAGATGTGCTTGACCGCCACTAATAGAAACAAATGCTTCTCAAAACTGTGAGAAACCTGAAAAATGGTGTTTTGTtgtatttttctttatttttatgTGTTTGTCATTTATCTTGCCAGATAATTTGCTCGGGTACATTGATTGGATTCCTCAACGTCTTGAAATACAATTCTCTGCTAGTCATGGAGGATCATTGCCTGGCACTACAGGATGTATTCATGAAGGGGCATATGCATTATCTATTAGTAATACTACTACAGAAGAGCAGACTGCAAATGGAATATTTGAAGGCACAATTTTCGGAAAAAGTTTTTCTTGTATTTATCGAAGGTTCAGTTTTTTTATAGCTTCATCAATCATTAAGTATGTATTTTTGTCCTATGTCTCACATCCACTTTGCAACTATTTGTGGTGTCAGATCATATGGTAGTTCTTCCTATCTTTTCCATGGCTTCGGGGTGGTACGAAGATTGGCGTTCTGTGTGCGAGATCAATGGAGTCTGTTTTCAAGTGAAGTACATGCCAAACTAACTAGGTTAGTTAATGCCTTCTCTGTTCAGACTTCTATATTTTGCTTGGGTGTGTGCACCTGTTGCACCTTACAGTTCGAGGACTCAAAAGGCCATTGATGGTGTAACCCAGTCTTCTTTATTCTAATTAGTTCTAAGATATGTCATTTTGGTCACAGGATTTTACATGTTTCTGGACAACACTACAGGGATCTCGTGAAGACATAGGATGGTTGCAAAGAACTCAAGCATCGCTTTGTTCAGTGGATGGCACAGGCCGCTTCAAGGAGATATTGCATGAGATCAGGTGATTTTTTTAAACAAATCAGGATGAAGAACTGCCAAATGTATTACAAAAAAGAAACCCTGATTGGGAAATACAACAAAGTAACAACAACCCCAAAGGGTCAAACAACGACAGTAGCTAACAACTAAAGACAACCAAGGGCTGGTTGGATTGCGACCTCAGCACGTGCCACACAACACCCTGGCACTGGCACCACTGCTATACTATGCACCACATCAATTTCTTTGGTTCCCAGTTATAGTGAACTCTGTACAAAAACATTACCACGTTATTTTAGCATTGCTTTCAGTTTCAAATACTGTAGTGTGAAAATTATGATCATACCAAGTAAGTTGAACTGAAAGTGATTAATCAGTTTCAAGAATGACCAACAGTACTATAAGCTGCTTTATGTTTCAGAAATGGTCTGCACTGCCTGCCTGATACGCTGGTTTACTTATTTATTCCTGGTGAGACATCTTTCACAATGTAACAAGTTTTTGCAAATGTCTCATTCTTGAAACATAGGCCTGCCTGCCTGATCCTTAAATGCCATTGCTTACAAATTGTCTCATCTGTACTCCTTTATGCAGGCCTTTTTAGCAACCACAGTCCACTTTACTTCACCAATACGAAAAGATTCTTTTCAAAGATGGGATTGGCTTGCCATATTGCAAAAATTCATAGCGAGGTAATTGAGCTGAAGGTTTGCATGCAAGTTTTTCCTCACTAGTTTGTCGAGAATAGGTTTCATTCTTATTTCGAGTTATGTCCTAAAGCAACAGCTGCTTGTGCTAGTGTTCTTACTATTACTCCTTGTACTTACATGTTGCTTTGTCTAGGCATCAGTGGAGAAAAATGTGTGGGAACTGAAACAGTACATTGAGGAGCTCTACTGGGGATCTGGTAAGCAAGTTTTGCTCCTTGGCCATAGCAAAGGTGGAGTTGATGCAGCTGCAGCTCTTTCCTTGTACTGGTCTGAGCTCAAGGGCAAGGTTGCCGGCCTGGCATTGGTCCAGAGCCCATATGGTGGCACCCCGGTCGCCTCTGATATCCTTCGAGAAGGCCAGATTGCTGATAAGGAGACAAGGAGAATCATGGAGCTCATTGTATGCAAATTAATCAAGGTCCTCATCATGAATTGTTACCCCGTCAAATccgttatttatttttctttgaaaGTAGGAGCTCTGCCAATTACTTAAGATGGAAAATGGAGAAATCCGTTGTTTACAAACTGTTCATTCATGATGTCATCCACTTCAGGGTCTTAAACAAGTGAACATTACAGGGTGACATGAGGGCCTTGGAGGACCTCACCTACGCCAAGAGAAAGGACTTCATCTCCAAGCACAAGCTCCCTGTCGATGAGCTGCCGGTTATCTCCTTCCACACCGAAGCCAGCACCGCGCCAACAGTTCTCGCAACACTGACCCGCATTGCCCAGGCCGAGCTCCTGCCATGGCTCCCCTTGCCACGGTTCTTCCTATCAGCATCCGAGTTTGTCGAGTTGATGCTCGCCTCTCTAAAGGTCCCTGTGGTTGCACCTGTGTCGGCAGCGATGGCGGTCACCGCGCTCCACCTGCGACTGCGGTACGGAGAGAGGAGCGACGGGCTGGTGACTCGGCGTGACGCCGAGGTGCCTGGATCGGTGGTGGTGAGGCCCGAGAGGAGGCTGGACCACGCGTGGATGGTGTACTCCACGCTGAAGAAGGGCAGCGCTGAGGCTGATGCAAGTGAGATGTGCGAGGCCCTCCTGGCCATGCTCGTTGAGATCGGAAGGAGCAAGAAATTTCGCTGATCATCTAGTCATCTGGAGATCTGGATCGTTGGTTTGGTCATGCAAAAATGTTTGTGCCTGAAGTCTACTAAACTGAAACTTACTAATCTGAAGTCACCACTCAccagagagatagagagagagaaactACAGCAAATGACAATACTATAGCCTTTACAGGGAATTATGAAAACTAGATTGCACTTTTCCTTCTGTTGGAAGAAAATACACTTGGCCACATGCCATTTTGTTTTAACGAACAACTCTATCGTGACGTTAAATTCTTCACACATCACTTTTTCATTCAgtgttttattattattttcctATTAATTTATGATGCGTTTTACACCACTGGATTATTCCATTCCCTCTTCTGAGTACACACCTACCCACGAGCATAGCAATGTTACCTAGCTGATTCCGCCTTCACGGTAGGATCACGTAAACTAGCAACTGTTGGGTCCCGAAGCAAGTACTGATAGGGGGCCCAATGTCAGCCTCACTCTCTTGTCTCGTCGAGGCTTCCACCCCGGTTTTTTTTAAaactttttttaataatattttaattttaacccGTATCAAGGTATATTTGTACCACGtagcccgtttggtcgcgccaaTGCACCTGGCGCGACAAGAGCCAGTGCATATGGCGCGACAGGACTGCCACGCTGGCGCTCGGTGCAATGCTGCGCCACGGCTGCGCTGACGGGGCAATGACGTGGCACCTCTGTCGTGCCACATGCGCTGGCGCGACAAGAGTTCTGTCGCGCCAGGCGGGGCTGGCGCGACAAGCGCATTATCTGGGCCCGCACAGGCCCCCTTCCTCCCCCACCCTCCCACTCTTCCTCCCCGCTCCCGTGCAGTGCGCCGCCAACGcatcgcctccaccgccgccggccagatCCCCCCCAAATCCGGCGATTTGGGGGGGGGTTGATGCACGTTTTAGTTATACCGCTGAAGAGTTGCGCATGATGAAGTTATCCCACATTGAAGTCCCGACGGTTTCAAATGCCAAGGATCTTAGCAGGATCTATAGAGCCATTTGTGActcatatattttttaaagCGAGTCTGTAATTGATAGTGACAGTCAAGAGATTTGCAAGGGCATGAAGTTCAATTCACTTCCAGAGTTGCAGTTTTTCTTGGCTGATTATGCAGTGCGTCATCATCGTCCATTTAATGTGGTTCATTCGGACAAGTGCGTACGGTACGATGTGCTATGCAAGCAGGGGTGCCTATGGGGTGTATGGGCACGGATTGTTAGGGGCACTGGTCAGTGGAAAATCACCAAAGTAAGACAGCATCACACATGTGCATCCTCGAGACCGAAGCAAGTTCACGCACAGTGCACGACACGTTACCTAGCACATCGCATTCTTGGTATTGTTCGGAAGGACAACGACACATCAGTTCCTTCGCTTATGGAGTCAATTTTCGGCATGTGTTCTTACCGGGTGAAGTACTCGAAAGCTTGGCGTGCAAAACAGCATGCTATAGCTCTTTGCTGGGGAGATTGGCTAGAGTCATATGCAAGGGTGCCCAGAGTCTTGACGGGCATGTCCCTATACAATCTaggtgtcggtaccctgcagctggggtacccactcctactgtgctaagactcgcgtagttatccgtaactacgccctaaggagctgagcagctggacccctggggtccgactccatctcaccggaccaacggtcccggacccgtccccgagcgggaagcgggtccggtgtcaccacgtgtcccagaggtggaaatactcagcacctgtggccgcggacccggacccccgcaggtgggtccgggacctccacgtgcctatccggacccccgtgagctctcggctcagctcaGCTAGCTCACGTGGACTGAGttagtagttcggcgcttcatcatgacctcgacgcgcggctacagaggctagactctactctgacaggacagctcaagaccatccctggtcaggagctacgcacggaagccgacgacaagatctccggatctgaggcattgaaggccaaagtgtagtttataatacatcgccgggcccacctgtcggggccccgctcagtgtacgtgctccccttggacatataaaagggagagcacgcccgctagaacactgATTCTCGGACGCTCTCTGGACGGAGCACTAGACACGCCAAGACTCTCAATCTattgagagcgcaagcaatacaacacacagtggacgtcgggtattacgctccggcggcccgaaccactctaaacctgttgtGTTTATCGCGTTCCaccaccgagattgggctaatcctagctaacccccgagtactcaccctctgggtttaggcgggtgcattacgtCACCCGGCTTTgtgtttgcacaccacgacatttggcgcgccaggtagggtaggctttagctagttttagctcaTCTCTTGCTTATCTCCATGGTTTggatggttgagcactcccaccacaaCGACGTCGTCGatatgacggagggtgtggcgtcatccgcgccacgcgcctctcgccttcctgcgctaggggcaaccgtgcccgtggaacagccaccgtcggcggcggtgcgcgctgcacgtcgacgagagtcagggcgcccgtcaagggccccctcacaagctgcgagcggcggatcAACAAATCCCAGCTCACAGCAAACCtaactcatgtgaggaagcccgctccggtggaaagacgactccggtcgcaccaagcccgctccggcggaaagccgactctggtCACACCAAGcctgctccggcggaaagcccactccggtcgcactaagccgactctggtggctctctccaacgttaagccgactccggtcgcacccccgactctacatctctgtaagttcTACCCTTAGAGGCCTAGCAGGAAATaaacattttcctttgtaactaggtagtacttccgtgtggtccagtccagcgagcctcccccgtggaggggtccggacctctgcgaaccaggttcagggaagcgtactcaccctccggggaggtccggagccgtgtagccgcttagcctggttccgtaccctaagcctgcatgctctacctccctagggcgagtaccgtagtacctaagactgggggcccggaggtccggacagctccggcctcataaacccgtgttctggcttacatcgcacatctcatgtacatctagttataaaggaaaagtttattctcagttcgcctctaaggatattacattccaatttcaatctacgcattctgtttgcgctaaccccacgtggcttcttactcttgtgcggtgattgtggtccgaattgagttggctagctagtgacttagctcgagacccctcatggaagagaggggttcggacccctgggaacctgcaggttaaGGGAAgtgcactcattctccggggaggtctggagccgtgtagccgcttagcctggttccgtaccctaagcctgcacgcaccacctcctatGAATGAGTgacgtagtacctaggactgggaacctggaggtccggactttctcttaacctaaaggccggccccttgagctccatTCACTGAACCTAgatgtctatctcaaaggattacagccaacagaatttgggacccgtgggcacgctactaagcatctaccttgagtcatgtgcaggtccaaacgtgatgatgcagcaggtgacccaaaggatggacgacgcaggacaagacccttgcggcgtgcaccgctgggcgccagaagcaactaagttgctcacagtagtggccccacctacgggttcgttgcctctcccgaggcgggcccggggggctctatcggtaccctgcagctgggggtacccactcctactgtgccaagactcgcgtagttatccgtaactatgccataaggagctgagcagccgaacccctggggtccgactccatctcaccggaccaacggtcccggacccgtccccgagcgagAAGCGGGTccagtgtcaccacgtgtcccagaggtggaaatgctcagcacctgtggccgcggacccggacccccgcaggtgggtccggaacctccacgtgcctattcggacccccgtgagctctcggctcagctagctgctcgggaggggtccggagctgccgcgtgtcacgcagacgcgggcgcaagccttccgttggaagctccctcacccacccgcattaattgcgagtggttgaggcaggctctgctgcctctgggcacggggcagcttttgtcaatccacactgtggatcgccagttaccaaggcggctcgtcagttaccaaggcaagcattaaagactcagcgccgcgtgcatgggcgacgagtcatgatgaccagctactaactggagcaacagtacacgctgctacagtggaccgagtcagtagttcggtgcttcatcatgacctcgacgcgcgactgcagaggctagactctactctgacaggacagctcaagaccatccctggtcaggagctacgcacggaagccaacgacaagatctccggatctgaggcattgaaggccaaagtgtagtttataatacatcgccgggcccacctgtcggggccccgctcagtgtacgtgctccccttggacatataaaagggagagcacgcccgctagaacacggATTCTCGGACGCTCTCTGGGCGGAGCACTAGACACGCCAAgactctcaacctcttgagagcgcaagcaatacaacacacagtggacgtagggtattacgctccggcggcccgaaccactctaaacctgctgtgttcatcgcgttcCACCACCGAGATTGGggtaatcctagctaaccccccgagtactcaccctctgggtttaggcgggtgcattacgccacccggctgtgggtttgcacaccacgacaactATATCTTGGATGGTCTTGCCAATTCTTGGCCAGCAGTGGGAGAATATAGCACAGTACAGCTGGGGCTCAGCAACACTTGCTTGGATGTATCGACAGCTCTGTGACGCATGCAGGCGTGTTGGAAATGACTCAAACCTTGGTGGATGTGCATACTTGTTGCAGATATGGATTTGGGAAAGGTTCCCTGTTGGCCGGCCATACCGTGGCAAATTGGAGGTTTGTTTCATGCTCTTATGTTAGCATTTGATTACTTGGACAACACTTTTTCTAATTAATCCTaacttaattttttttgaaggcaTGACCACACCATGACGAGGGGTCAAGGCCTACTGTTGCTTATTTCTGGAAGAATGTGGGCGCTGTTAGAGGGGATCATGTGCGCCGTTACATGCGCTACATGGACGATTTGGATTGCCTAACACAAAATCAAGTAATACTTCTTCCGAATTTGTGAGTACTTATATGGTGTAGAATGATACTATTTTTTAATATTTGCATAGATATTCTGGACACCGTACGATAGAGATGAGCTGGACAACTTGGGCTTGAGTGACTTGTGCAGACGGGATGAAGAATTGTGGAGGTCATGCGTCCCTTTGATTTTCTTCTTTGTCGTGGAGATGCACTTGCCTCACTGTGTCAATAGGCAGTTCTCAAGACTACAAGACTTTCCACCGGAGGTTATTTCAACATCCCAAGCTTTGCACCGCTACATTAATTTTGTTTGAGGTCATTTTTCATTTAATTTGTTTCATTCATACCCAAACACTTATAGCCCACCATATTGTTATTGCAGTATCGACATGAAGAAACGATATACTGAGAATGATTGGCGTGTCAAGCACGCGTTGCCACTTGCGCAATGGGAACAGAGGCAAAGAATGGATCCAGAATCAGGTGCCGCTCATAGGCACAACCATTACAAGGAATATCTACGCTGGTTTCATTCTGTTGCAAGAGTTTTAGTGAAGCCTCCACGATCCAACGAGCCTATAGAAGACTGTGCGGACACTGACGATGACATCGTCGATGAGTATGATAATATCACTCGCCTCTTGAACTCGCATCGTCATTGGAGGAGGATTAGGTGGAGGAGGCACCCACCTCTTGAACTCATTGAGTGGCTTTGTCTCATCCTTATCATATGGGAAAAGCCGGATTCTAGGTTCAAATTTGTCTGGTCCATCAATCCATTGAAAGAACATACACGGCTCTGTCCAGTAATATATATCTCTTCCGGCACTCACAGTGTGCATTTCCGACTTAACAGAACACATGTAGTACGCTCTAGCAGCTGTGGTCGGCCATCTAGATTGTTTCACCTCTGTCGGAATACCACATTCACAATTTGGGACAGGTAGTGCTGGAGGGACTGGGGCATCCTCTCATCTTACTGTAGGATACTGTATCTCAACCTTACGCTTGCGTTCCGCCATCAACCTGTACAGTGTGTCATTATTGGACCAGCAAAAAATCAAATTTCACAATTCATATATGTATCATCTAAACCTCAAATCAGGAGTACAATGTCAACTACAAAACTATTTCTCGAATCAATACTCGGTCTACTAATCCTTCAACCATGGACAACTATCGAAAATTACAACATCCTCCATGGTGCTTAATAATTACTCCATGCTCAAACTCTAAATATTTCTTTAACATACGACCGTGAAAG containing:
- the LOC120664674 gene encoding uncharacterized protein LOC120664674, giving the protein MEDYFSRFLNLGWQLRQYLTELIDNLLGYIDWIPQRLEIQFSASHGGSLPGTTGCIHEGAYALSISNTTTEEQTANGIFEGTIFGKSFSCIYRRSYGSSSYLFHGFGVVRRLAFCVRDQWSLFSSEVHAKLTRLVNAFSDFTCFWTTLQGSREDIGWLQRTQASLCSVDGTGRFKEILHEIRNGLHCLPDTLVYLFIPGLFSNHSPLYFTNTKRFFSKMGLACHIAKIHSEASVEKNVWELKQYIEELYWGSGKQVLLLGHSKGGVDAAAALSLYWSELKGKVAGLALVQSPYGGTPVASDILREGQIADKETRRIMELIVCKLIKGDMRALEDLTYAKRKDFISKHKLPVDELPVISFHTEASTAPTVLATLTRIAQAELLPWLPLPRFFLSASEFVELMLASLKVPVVAPVSAAMAVTALHLRLRYGERSDGLVTRRDAEVPGSVVVRPERRLDHAWMVYSTLKKGSAEADASEMCEALLAMLVEIGRSKKFR